The Niallia circulans nucleotide sequence GCTTTCCTATAATAGTCCCCTTAACACAACATTAAGAGAAAGGTTTGGCATGGATATTGATTGGCTTGGTTCTCCTTTTGTTGCATTATGTGTAGTCGCATTTATCATCGCTTGGAAATTTACTGGTTATTATGCGTTAATCCTTACCTCTGGCTTTGAAAGTATAAATGCTGAAATATATGAAGCAGCAGCAATCGATGGTGCAAATGCTTGGCAGCGTTTCTTTAAGATAACACTGCCAATGCTCTATCCAGCAATTTATACAGTAATGATTCTATCTATCGGTGTTACATTCGGCATCTTCACAGAAGTATATCAATTAACTGGAGGCGGACCGGATTATGCAACAAATACATGGCAAATGGAAATCTTCACGCAAGCCTTTAAAAATTTGCAAGCTGGTTATGCTTCTGCGGTAGCCATTGTTGCTTCTGTTGTTACGTTTTTATCCATTTTCGTCATAAGAAAACTTTTAGAAATGTGGGGAAAGCGCAATGGTTGGGTCTAATAGAAAAGGATTGTTGTTGCTCCGCTATATATTCGCAAGCGTGCTTTTATGTATAATGGTCTTTCCATATCTGTATATGGTGATGAGTTCATTTGCAGTGTGGGATCAAGTGGACCAAAGTTTGGTGCCAGCTAAGTTCACATTACGCTCATATGAATGGCTGTTCGGTGGTGGTGATGTGTCTGTTCCGAGGCCATGGATACGTGCATTCTTCAATAGTGTCATTGTTTCTGCAGGATCAACTGCACTTATGATGGTCTCTGGTGCTGTTGTTGCATATGCATTAGCGAAAATGAATTTTAAAGGACGAAAAACAGTCGATAACATCATCCTATTTCAAATGTTTTTCCCAGCGATAATTTTGTTAGTGCCATCGTTTTTGATGATACAAAATGCAGGTTTGTATGACACTTATTGGGCGATGATTATTCCAAAAGCATTGAGCTTATGGGCT carries:
- a CDS encoding carbohydrate ABC transporter permease gives rise to the protein MRKQNGVGWFFASPYLLYAILFFAIPLVWSFYLSTTDWNLISPEYNLKGLANYLEVFRSPGVQAAFLVTFKFMAVFVPLVIVMSMIVTAIVHGLPKFKGIFLIGFFLPYLASGVVSSFIVKGLLSYNSPLNTTLRERFGMDIDWLGSPFVALCVVAFIIAWKFTGYYALILTSGFESINAEIYEAAAIDGANAWQRFFKITLPMLYPAIYTVMILSIGVTFGIFTEVYQLTGGGPDYATNTWQMEIFTQAFKNLQAGYASAVAIVASVVTFLSIFVIRKLLEMWGKRNGWV
- a CDS encoding carbohydrate ABC transporter permease, whose product is MVGSNRKGLLLLRYIFASVLLCIMVFPYLYMVMSSFAVWDQVDQSLVPAKFTLRSYEWLFGGGDVSVPRPWIRAFFNSVIVSAGSTALMMVSGAVVAYALAKMNFKGRKTVDNIILFQMFFPAIILLVPSFLMIQNAGLYDTYWAMIIPKALSLWAVFMYTNFFRAIPDTFLEAAKLDGAGHLQILSKVVLPMSKSITTVVFLFLFMERWSELLWDMLVIQSENMLTLNVLLSQMFGPYGGYPGPMYAASVLLTLPIIILFLFFTKKFQEGMQFTLK